TATTTTTGCTAAACTCGAAAATCCATGACAAGCATCttatgttgtgttgtcaaactctcccgtaataattttacaattaatgcaaaatttctggttgactaacaagaaagagtcgatttgagagcttgtcatgccactcttataggttataagatgttcgtctctctttttaaaacatgtatttgcgatgagaagatcaaaagttgaggaaaagtccaaaatagttttaccctcggcattgatcaccccgaaaccatggcctccgtgaatactcccatatccagtcacttctctcccaacatggccatttaaatctcctcctaagaagatcttatctcccaaaggtatgccttgaaccaaactctctagatcctcccaaaactttatcttgtgttgttcgtccgaacccacttgcaGTGTATAGGTGCTAATTACATGAAAAGTACCTCCTTCCACCACAaatttgatagagatgatccgatcaTCCACCCTATTGACATCCACTGCATCCTTCTCCCACTGCTTATCTACGATAATACCTAccccattcctattcttcaaCTTTCTTGTATGtcaaagtttgaaaccagaagtatccaactccctagcctttgcaccaacctatttcgtttcttgtaggcacataatgttaatcttcccccttgtcatggtatccaccacctccatggactttcctgttagagtgcctatgttccatgtcccaaatctcaaccttctgtcgctttgacctttaccttttactttgtgaactagattatttaccctcgtccgttcacAGAAACGCGggaacccttgctcatttaacactacatccgggcaccgatgcagcggctcttgctttgacaccgtactcgagccatacggcgCGTTGCTTCCGGGCAACGACCTAGTTTTAGCGCAATAAtatctttgattcatgtcatgggggttcggctatatttttatgttggttgccgaaaacctaacacaaccctcctcctttatccgggcttgggatcggctatgtaccgcaagtgtaacataggcggagttaaataaaaaacaataataaaaaaaattacacactCTCTGCATCAAGGCAACGATCATCACCATccatagttaaaaaataaacgaTTCAAGCCATTGCATATCAAGTTTCAGCAGTACTGATCCAACACACATAAACAGAataatccaattaaaaaaagaaataatgctCAAAGTTTTATGTTCACCTCAGCATGGGCCTCGGATTCAGCTGCAGCAGCAACAGGAGCGCCCCAAACGGATTGAGGTGGAGCGGTGATGGCGTAGTAGTCGTCATCATCCTCGTCGTCAACGTCAGCCCATGACTTCGACGTGAGTGGCGCCGGGGCCCAGAAAACCTCTTTTTTCTCCTGCTGTTGTGCAGTGGAGGAAGCGGCGGTGAAAGAGGACGAGGAGGCTCTCTCCTTGGATGAAGCCTGTTCCTTCTCAGAGTCTCGggctttttgttcttcttcttgaggCTTCCGAGTGCTGCAAACACGTTGGAGCTGTTTATGACCGGCGCCTCCTCCCTCCTGCTCCCTCCTCCCACCATTTCCAATCTCAAACTCAGCAGCGATGGCCCCGAAACGACCGCGTTTCAACAGCTCCGGTGAAGGGACAAGatcgaaaataaaagaaaaagagagaaactcTAGGGTTTGCTTTTGTTTGTTCTTTGTCCGGGAGAACGGTGATCTGAGAAGTGAGGAATGTAATGTGGATGATGGAGTTATAAAAGGGTACGTTAATTTGAGTATAGAGATTGAAGGGTGAGGCCATGAGGGGCGGGACATCAGAAACGATAATGATgtgtctttctctctctctacaATTTACATTACAACAGTGTCATTCTTTTGTTAATTGGGAAGCGATTCCATGCTCCTTAAGCTTTGAAATGCTAAAACtctttttaagaaattaaaaaaaatgttagcatttatgattattttgtatttttttatttaaaatttatttaggctagcattaaattttatattggaTCCGTTTGAATTTATAGTCAAGTTGagcttattatattttttaatttttttttgtgattattatacttttttattaatattactcatattaaattattataacatttaaaaaaattattataatattataattgaaaaaaaaataaaaaatttaaaaatcaaaacatatttttagtattaattttaaaagactaaaaaaatatcctttaaaattaaaatgatttaattttaatttataatttatttaattaaaaagacaaaatattcttttagtattaatattatttaaatctattaaaaaaaagaacaaaataatatttattttgtgtaaGCAtattaaaagggaaaaaaattctATGCCATTaattacttaaaaatatttatgaatttaactttaattttaaaaatttaaatttatatatgtatactatataacataaaataaatactttgtataaaagtaaaataaatactttGTATAagagaataaatttaattattgttcttctttctaattttaaaaattaattatcttaaacattttgtattttaattttaattatttatatttagttcATTCCATTACACtcaaaaaatattcttaaacttattattgaaattaaaaaaattaatataatttaaataatttatatgcacaatttaattaaatagacTTAactctctaatattttttaaagaggACAAGATACAAGATTgagacaaaaatatctttttaaaaagaaatctaggaattattattaactttattgaaaaaataaaaaattttaaatttcacaaaaaatttttttagagtttgGGATTCGACCTAAACTAATTATcctagatattaaaaataaaaatataaatttatataatttttacctAACCTTGATCAAACTTTAACCATcattcacatttttttattcttatttttttctttgcaaattttttttcctttttttaataaaaatataattctaattCGATATTCAAATCAATGCAAACTGATATGATCGGTCCAGgtttaattataaaaacataTTTACACCCTAACTTCATGAGTTAAATATCAGAAGCAACAACTCTAGTTACAAATCTGACGATAATTTAACACTATTCTGCTCTTTGATTTGTGACTacttatctaaaattatttttaaataggaaaagtatatggaaccaaAAGTTATCggccaaaaactaaacaaaattaaattaatttataggaaaagtatatggaatCAAAAGGTTACCAGCCAAATACCTTTGGgtgaatccaaaatttttatgagttaatatatatggatgtttcttctgctaagtatcagaatgtttcttattcatactaaatggatgtttttttatatatttttcgagtttttttgtattgtaaatgtgaatgtctctgtttctttaagaatttcatatcttttttaaaattttataaatatttaattattttttgctaaaatgtaattggatgtttcttttgttaagtattagtGATACGGCCGTTACAAATCCAATATCATAATTCGgcattatatataataactcGGCATTATACACCATAACTCGGCACTTTACGTTATAACTCGGCGTTATACGTTACAATCAGACATTATCACTTGTTAAAACCTATTAATTGCTCTTCAAATCAGATGATCAATAGAAACGTAACCGACCTATTTTATCTCACCTATAAAGGTATGATATTTTATCTTCAAAGGATACATTGAATTCTCAATACTGACTTAATcttcggagtgcctttgcaggtacactcccccCTTGTTCCTTGCTCACGTTCTGCGCAATTGGACATCTCCTTGGAGAAAAGCTCGGACTTCCACAAAAGCTCAAAGGTCGGGACCGAAGATAACAACTCGGCGTCGACTCCCAGGGACCGAGCTCTCCCTTCAGGTATCCATACAAGAACAATTAggatgtttttttttcatattaaatgaatgtttttttttataattcatggCCTGTCCACCTTGTCCAGTATAGATTATGACATCTCCTTCGTCCATATCATTCTCGTAGCCACCGGAGAATCGAAGACAATAACCCAAGTCAGCCAATACATTGGGGTTAAAGAAAATTCAAAGAAGGCCGAAGCCTGAAAGCATGTGGATGAGAAAACCAAATAAAGTCAAGGTTTGactctagagagagagagtgcacttgttatctttattttttaattcatctATGGTATATCTATTTGTCGAtctatatctatttttccgatcattatctgtcatctctctatttttcaattcatctctgATATATCTgttttgccgatctatatctgttttgccgatttatatatgtttttcCGATCTATATCTGCTTTTTCGATCAATATCtgtcatctttatttttcaattcatttatggtatatctatttgccgatctatatttGCTTTTCCGATCTATATCTGCTTTTCCGATCTATATCTATTTTGCCaatttatatatgttttgtCGATCTTTATCTGTTTTCCGATCTATATCTATTTTCTGATCTATATCTGTCAtctctattttctaatttatatcagtcatctctatttttcaatttatatatcagtcatctctatttgccgatctatatctattGTCTGATTTATATCAATCATCTTTATTTGCCAATTTATATCAAAAATCTCTATTTGTTGATCTATAACAATCATCTCTATTATCCGATTTATATCAGTcatctctatttttcgatttatATCAATCATCTCTATATTCCAATTTATATCTGTTATCCCTATTTGCCAACTTATATTTGTTATATCTATTGTCCGATTTATATCAATCATCTCTAATTccctatttataaaaaaaatctctaTTTATTGATCTTGCCTGGGAAATAGATCGGCTTCAACTCCTCGAGACCAGCCGAGCTATGTGCTGCAAAGTTGAACGTCCGTCTCTTGGAATCCGAATTCTTTATGTTCGTCGTGGATGTGAGAACACGAGCAATACGAAAAGAggggagtgtacctgcaaaggcactccgaagCTTAAGTCAGTGTGTATTCTCGTTTATTCAGGAAAACTTAGGTCTTTAGAAATAGTCTACTTCCCTTTTATACATGACGAGTTCTTTGTCCGTTATATTCTCGGCATTACCGTTTAACTGAGTGATATCGTAACCGACCTTATTTTGTCATTGGAACGTCGGTTATGATGGAGATGTTATTGTCACCGAGTTATTGCTCATAATTCCGAATAGTAACGGAAGATAACGAGGTACATCATATGTTGCTAATGGTTATGGGGCCGAGTTATAACGTATAATAATGACGACCATTATGAGATAATGATGATCATATCACAGCCCCCAAGCTTAGCCTGAGGAGGATTTTAATgaagcaggttgagcttttttggatgagttataactcggctTGCGTGGGTTAGTGGATGGGCCCCCAGATCAACTGACTTCATTAAAAGatgattttgtgttttaaatttttggtaCTTGGGGAGTCGTGTCCGTTATTTTctgatgaaagagaaagagtaatggtttcatttaagtttgttgattcccAATGTTGGGTTCACTGTTTGATGTGGCTTTGGGAGTGGGGGTTATCATTTGGAACGTCTTGTTCCTTTAATTGCTTTTATCCTTTCAGATTTTTGTTTGGGTGTTGTTGGCTTTTGGTTATATGCTTGCTTCTTTGAAGAATGAGTAAGAGAGGTATGATTCTCCTTTTTCATTTCTGATCCGTTTCTGCGTTTTCTTctctgtttcttcttttttctgttAATCTCATACTGCTTTTTGAGCTAATGGGTtttgagaaagagaaaaaggataAGGTGGATTGGTCTTATGATTGGGTAGGGGAAGATGTTAAATCACGGGTGTCACTTTTCTCTGATGAGGCGGCGGTGAGGGAGGTGGATGTGAAGAAATTAGTGAGGGTGGGTTCCGGAGTGAAGGTAGAGTTGTTACCGTGTAGTGTGGATGATAGAGTTTATCACCGAGAGTGGGGGTTTGGGTTCTTCTACATGCATAGTTGTTTGCTTGAAGAATTGCGGGTTAGGCTTCCGTTTACGGAGTTTGAGTGTCAGGTTCTTAAATAGCTCAACTGCGCTCCATCACAGCTTCATCCCAATGGGTGGGCTTTTCTGCGATCCTTTGAGGTTTTGATGGAATTCCTAGAGGAGGTGCCATCTGTggatctatttttttctttatttcaagCTAAAGGGGTGTGGAAGGGGGATTGGGTGAACTTCAATAGTACCCCGGGATTTGGGATTTTCAAACTTTACAAGTCTTCTTTTAAAGACTTCAAAGAGATGTATTTTAAAGTCAGGAGTTCAGAGGAGGACTTTCCGTTTTTTATTGATGAAAATCTTGCTGAGAAGTTTCCTCTGTTTTGGTGCTCGGAGCCGCAAAATATACTCGGCCCGGAGGTGATATCGCCGAGGAACGAATGTCTGATAGAGTTTTTGGTGGAGAATGTTGATCGGAAAAATTTGATATCGATGTATGAGTTGCTGAAGTGGGAGGAGGATAAAGGTGCTGTTGTAGAGTATTTTGGTGAGTTTTTAGGGCTTATGTCGATGTTTGTCTTTTTTTCTGAAAAGTCtaacataaattattttttgtaggtGGGAAGAATCCTGGTGTCTCTGCTGCGTCTTTGAGGACGCGGTTCAAGAATAAGAATTTGGAGAAGGAGGTATCGTCATCTAATGCTGAGAAGGTTGTTGGGACTGGCGAGGTTACGCAGCTTCATCAAGGTCGGAGGAAGGTGAttgtgaagaagagaaagaagtcCGACCTTGTGGATTTATCGGATGATTCTGATGAAAAAGAGTTAGGTGTTCCTTTGGAAGAGATACAGGCTTTTAtgggaaataaaaaaaaggctGCACGAAATTTCTGAACAAAGTGAGGCATTTTCGGTGTGGGGAAAGGAGTATCCTTATATGGCTGTTGTGGACGAGTATTGCCAATCATCGGCGGATGTTACTCTTGCAAAGGAGGTTGGGGATATGGCTATTGGGCAATATATGCAGGTAATAACCTActgattttcttttatttttcctttgggAGTCTTATgggttttggtttattttgttcTCTAGGTTGTTGGGCTGCGCCTTGCAAGTCTTGGGCGTAGCCAAGAGTTGAAGAATAAGAGGGTTGCTGTAGAAAAAGGAGAGGTTTCTGttttgaaggaggagttggtTAAGAGTAAAGGTATTGCTGCTGAGCTTCAGGTGCGGTTGACTGAGACCGAGAAGTTGTTGAAGGACACTAAGGAAAGTTATTCTAAGGATGTGGAAgatttgaagaagaaggaaagtgACTTGGTGAACCTACAATCTCGTCTAGCTGAGGTTACTGCTCAATTTAAGGATATGCAGAAAAAGAAGGCTGATGAGATATTGGATTCGTTTATTGAAGGTTTTGAAAGGGCAAGGTTGCAGATTAAGTTTTTGGTTCCAGATGCCGATCTTTCTGGGATGGATCCTGGAAAGATTGTTCGAGATGGTCAGCTAATCGAAGATGATGGGGATGCAGAAGATGAAGCCGATAATGTTTAATGTGTTTTGTTAGAAacttatttgaatttattttgcatatgtaatagttaattttgtgtgttttgaaCTTTGTTGAATTGActtgtttgaattttgaaagtGATGCTTTTTGTAAAAGCTGTTTGTTATTCGTCGGAAAGTTTTCCGAGTACAAGCCTGTCCCTgttttttaactataaaatttCTTTAAGGAAGACACATTCCATGTGTTAGGCAAGAGTTTACCATCTAGTGATTCTAGCTTGTATGCTCCTTGGCCGAGTGCTTCGGATACTCAGTATGGGCCGTCCCAATTGGTGGTTTTCCATGTGTTGGTGGTTTCCGAGCAGTGTCGGTTTTGCGGAGGACTAAGTCTCCTTTAACGAATGATCTGTTTCTGACCGACTTGTTGTATTGTCGAGCTATGACTTGCTGCGCTGCGCGTTGCTTCAAGGCGGCGATGTCTCTAACTTCTTCGATGATGTCGAGCTCGGATCTCCAAGCTTCTTCTTGGTTGTCGATATAAGTTCGGATGGAGTTCTGGGAGATTTTCAGGGGAATCATGGCTTCCGATCCATATACCAGCCTGAATGGCGTTTCCTTTGTTGATGTTTGCGGGGTGGTGTTGTATCCCCAGAGTACCTCGGGTATTAATTCGGCCCACAGTCCTTTGGCGTCATCTAGCTTTTTCTTTAGTGCATGCAAGATGACCTTGTTTGCGGCCTCAGCTAGTCCGTTTGCTTGAGGATGTTTAACAGAGGTAAAGTGTTGCTTTATTTTGAGATTCTGCAAAAAAGATTGGAATTTCTGATCGGCGAACTGGCGACCGTTGTCAGTTGTGATATGTTGAGGTATGCCGAAACggcaaataatatttttccagACGAACGAAATCATTTGTTGTGATGTTATTTTTGCTAAAGGTTGGGCTTCAACCCACTTGGAGAAATAGTCAATTCcgacaataaaaaattttacctgCCCCGGTGCCGTAGGGAAGGGTCCGAGTATATCCAAACCCCATTGGTTAAATGGCCAGCTGATATCTGAATGATGCATTTGCTCGGCAGGTATGTGTATCAGTGGTGCGTGTTTTTGGCAATTGTTGCATGACCTTATTTTCTGTTGGTTGTCCTGTTTCAAAGTTGGCCAGAAAAATCCGGCTCGAAGGATCTTTGATGCTAGGCTTCAAGCCCCTGTATGTGTGCCGCAGATTCCTTCATGTGCCTCTGCTAATGCTATGTCAGCTTTTGACTTGTTGAGGCATTTGAGTAGAGGGCGAGTATATCCTCGTCGATACAACGTTCCATTGAGTATTGTGAAGGAAGATGCTTGCCGTCGGAACTTTTTATCGCTCTCGACCCCTTCTGGTATATTACCTGTTTGTAAATAGTGTATAAAGTCGTTCCTCCAATCTGTTTCCtgtgaaacacttaacacatttGTCAGAGTAACAGTGGGTGACGTTATTGTGAACTGTTGCAGTGTAGATAGCTCGGACTGTGTACTGCCGAGCTTAGATAAGATATCTGCTCTTTGATTCTGTTCGCGTGGTATATGTTctatttcaaatttgaaattttttttgataatttcttTACTAATAGCAAGTATTTAGAAAGTAGAGGATCTTTTACCTGAAAAGGGTCATTTACCTGCTATACGACTAAGAAAGAATCACAGTATACCTTGATCGTCGAGATTTGAAGATCTAAACAGAGTCGGAGTCCGGAGAGTAGTGCTTCATACTCGGATTGGTTGTTGCTTGCTTTGAAAGCTAAGTGTATTGACTGTtctaatatgaatccatcctCGGCTTCCAGACGAATTCCTGCACCATAGCCTCCGTTATTTGAAGAGCCGTCCACATATAAGATCCATTGTTTTGCATGATCTTCCTCGGATGGTATTGTAAGCTCGGCGATGAAATCCGCTAGGATTTGTGACTTGATCGGTCCTCGGAATTGGTATCTGATGTCGAACTCAGATAGTTAAACTGCCCATTTTATGAGTCGTCCCGCTATTTCTGGTTTGTGTAACACTTGTCTTAGTGGGTGATCGGTTCTGACGTGGATAACGTGGCTCTGGAAGTAAGGTCGGAGACGTCGCGCCGAGAATATCAGTGCTAGTGCGAGCTTCTCAATCCGTGGATAATTGAGTTCGGCATGCTGGAGAGTCTTACTGACAAAGTATACTGGATGTTGAACTTTGTTTCTCTCTGTAACAAGGGCTGAGCTTATCGCCCAATCAGTAACTGACAGATATAGAAATAAATCCTCCCCTTGTAGGGATTTTTGTTAAATCGGCGGTTGTGAGAgtgttgtttttaattttgaaaaggccTTCTCACAACTGTCATTCCATTCgaatttatttctcttttttattgtttggaAAAAAGGAATAGAAGTTGAAGCAAGGCAAGGGACAAATCTGGAAAGTGCAGCGAGTCGTCCTGTGAGGCGCTGAACTTCTTTGACTGTTTTAGGGCTGGCCATGTCCAGCACTGCTCGGCATTTGTCTGGATTTGCCTCTATTCCCCTGCATGTTAGCAAAAAACCCAAAAACTTACCCCCCTGAACTGCGAATGCACATTTCTCGGGGTTGAGACGCATGTTGTACTGGCAGATCTGGCCGAATATTTCTGTAAGGTCGCTGATGTGGTTATCTCCAATTTTTGTTTTGGCTAccatatcatcaacataaacttcGATATTCCTGCCGATTTGTTTGGCGAACACCTTATCCATAAGGCGTTGGTAAGTTGCACCTGCGTTCTTTAATCCAAATGGCATAACTTTATAACAATAGTTACCGAAATCAGTGATAAAAGCTGTTTTATTTTGATCAGATGGGTGCATCATTATTTGATTATACCCTGAATACGcatccataaaacttaaagtagcGTAGATGCATTGAGTGAGGTACCTACATATGTGAATTTATTAGGATCATTGTTGAAATACACTTTTTGTAGGTCATCGGAGGGTTTTGGGCGATTGAGGAAATCAGCTCTTGGGTCCAGCTCGGCTAGTGTGTGCTCCTTTTGGTTCAGGCCGACGTTATTGACTTGTTGCGTTGAGCGATTTTGGAATTTCATGCTGATGTTGTAACATTGTCGTGCTTCTTTATGGTCGCCATGGATTGTAACAACCTGGTCATCCTGCAGTGGAAACTTTACACAGAGATGAACTGTAGATACAATGGCACCGAACTTATTCAAAAAAGGTCGGCCGAGAATAAGGTTATATGGGCTGAAACAATCGACTACTAAATATGAATATCATTAGTTTTTGAAAGAGGTTGCTCACCCAGTGTGGTTTGTAACCACACTGATCCGAGTATTGGAACTCGTTCTCCTGAGAAGCTGACCAAATCTCCTCCTGTGGATGGTAGCATGTTGTCGCTGAGCTTCATCTTTTGAAATGTTGAATAAAACATAACATCGGCACTGCTCCCGGGATCCAATAGTACTTTTTTTACTAACAGATCCCCTAGCTGGAGGGTGATTACCACAGGGTCGTCCAAATTTTGTATGTTGGAGTTAAAGTCGGCATGTGTGAAAGTGACTTCTAGTTGTGGATTAGTGATTGCTACATCTTGTTTCGGTCCGTCTACCGAGCATATTGTTCTGAATGATCTTTTCCTTGCCGAGTTTGAGTATCCTCCACTTGCGTATCCTCCTGAAATATAATTGATTATACCTCGTGGTCTTTCATATTGGCTTGACGATGCCTTTTCTTTTCCTCGGTGTTGTTCAGAGAGGTCGTTTGTTGTGGAACTAGGGCCGCGCCTTTAGATGTGACCACCAATATATTTGTCTAGGTGTCCTTGTCTTGCAAGTCGTTCTAAAAGATCTTTGGCGACCACACAATCATCAGTATTGTGGCCGTGTTTCTGGTGGAAAGCGCAGTACTTTGACTTGTCCACGTTCTTTGCATCTTGGTATGTGCCGGCCTTTCTTGGCGGCTTAATTAGTTTGGAGTTCAAGATCTCCTTGATTATGTCTTCCCTCTTAGTGTTAAACTGCGTATAAGAATCAAATCGAGGTGTTAGTTTAAAACTTTTCTTAGTGGTTGAGCTCTTATCTTCTTCACGGAAGTTTGACTTGTCAGACTTCCGAGCTTGTCTGAGCTCCTCGATGTCAATTTGTCCTTTTGCTTTCTCTCGAAATTCTTCTAGAGTCTTCGGTTTTGCTACTGCGATCGTCTCCTGAAACTTCCCGGGTCGGAGGCCGCTTTTAATTGCGTGCATATGGACCTCGGGGTGGAGATCTG
The genomic region above belongs to Arachis duranensis cultivar V14167 unplaced genomic scaffold, aradu.V14167.gnm2.J7QH unplaced_Scaffold_40512, whole genome shotgun sequence and contains:
- the LOC107472290 gene encoding uncharacterized protein LOC107472290 produces the protein MKDHEDDQVVTIHGDHKEARQCYNISMKFQNRSTQQVNNVGLNQKEHTLAELDPRADFLNRPKPSDDLQKVYFNNDPNKFTYVGYNQIMMHPSDQNKTAFITDFGNYCYKVMPFGLKNAGATYQRLMDKVFAKQIGRNIEVYVDDMVAKTKIGDNHISDLTEIFGQICQYNMRLNPEKCAFAVQGGKFLGFLLTCRGIEANPDKCRAVLDMASPKTVKEVQRLTGRLAALSRFFDIRYQFRGPIKSQILADFIAELTIPSEEDHAKQWILYVDGSSNNGGYGAGIRLEAEDGFILEQSIHLAFKASNNQSEYEALLSGLRLCLDLQISTIKETDWRNDFIHYLQTGNIPEGVESDKKFRRQASSFTILNGTLYRRGYTRPLLKCLNKSKADIALAEAHEGICGTHTGA